In Arthrobacter alpinus, a single window of DNA contains:
- the ftsX gene encoding permease-like cell division protein FtsX: MRLAFIMSELGSGLRRNLTMVISVILVTFVSLTFVGTAGLLQMQIGQLKGFWYDKVQVTIYLCNDVPANTNCISGPVTEDQKKDIEGMLESAAVKPYIETWSFESQEEALGHFQEQFANSPMVDSVEAANLPSSFRIKLTDPEKYQIINETFSATPGVDSVVDQRKVLEKLFSWMNIATYVAIAVAGLMTVCAALLIATTIRLSAQSRTREIEIMRLVGASRTVIQLPFVLEGVIAATIGALLASGAVWSIVQFFMGGYLAEANSGTPFISTTDAFKIYPVLILLGVVLAGVSSAVSLRKNLKV; encoded by the coding sequence GTGAGACTTGCTTTCATTATGAGCGAGTTGGGCAGCGGCCTTCGCCGCAACCTGACAATGGTCATTTCGGTGATCCTGGTGACCTTTGTGTCGCTGACCTTCGTTGGCACGGCTGGGCTGTTGCAAATGCAGATCGGCCAGCTGAAGGGTTTTTGGTACGACAAAGTTCAGGTCACCATTTACCTGTGCAACGATGTGCCAGCCAACACCAACTGCATCTCCGGCCCTGTCACCGAGGATCAAAAGAAGGACATCGAGGGCATGCTGGAATCTGCAGCCGTCAAGCCCTACATCGAGACCTGGTCCTTTGAGAGCCAGGAAGAGGCCCTGGGCCACTTCCAGGAGCAGTTCGCAAACTCGCCCATGGTCGATTCCGTGGAGGCAGCCAATCTGCCGTCGTCGTTCCGCATTAAGCTGACCGATCCGGAAAAATACCAGATCATCAACGAGACGTTCTCTGCCACGCCGGGTGTTGACTCGGTGGTCGATCAACGCAAGGTGCTTGAGAAATTGTTCTCATGGATGAACATCGCCACCTACGTCGCGATTGCCGTGGCCGGGTTGATGACAGTCTGTGCTGCCCTGCTGATTGCCACCACCATCAGACTTTCGGCACAATCACGCACCCGGGAGATTGAGATCATGCGCCTGGTGGGTGCGTCTCGGACGGTGATCCAGCTGCCCTTTGTGCTCGAGGGTGTCATTGCGGCAACTATCGGCGCCCTGCTGGCCTCGGGCGCGGTGTGGTCCATTGTGCAATTCTTCATGGGTGGGTACCTGGCCGAGGCCAACTCGGGGACACCATTTATCTCCACGACAGACGCGTTCAAGATTTACCCTGTGTTGATACTCCTCGGAGTGGTTCTGGCAGGAGTATCATCAGCCGTATCCTTGCGGAAAAACCTTAAAGTGTAA
- a CDS encoding M23 family metallopeptidase: MPSTVAFQRSLTKARRPVARRLTAAVTVLVALGLLGLVPPAQADDLNDKAAALAQQAQDVQTSLEFVDSGIAKSAADLVTYQGQLPGAQAALSDAQNRVSAATGVVTSLAARIDLAQQSKDKITAQIAADAEKATATKAMIGQIAAQSYKAGGLPVNLTLILGAGSTSDLANSIDLAEQALRSQTAALEALTAQKATNQNAQARLVAVEAEIKDLKQQADAALVAEQVARDEAASKKATVDKLISDSAALNAKLEAEKPRIQAQLKQVQVQQASVSAQIAEIQRKEREAAEAAAKAEAERIAREQAAANNNGGGGGGYVPPPYVPPAVGDVSAFGLQHPFAANVPITSPFVRNRPVPPGTADFNGTGYYDHTGIDFGAACGTPVYAPADGTVRLAGQTTVVWGGGNVLWISHGVVQGNALMTVFYHNSSVLVREGQSVKRGQLVAYSGNTGNSTGCHAHFETWLNGTPVDPMLLL; this comes from the coding sequence ATGCCCAGCACCGTGGCCTTTCAGCGATCGTTGACAAAGGCTCGGCGACCCGTTGCCCGCCGGTTGACGGCTGCCGTAACGGTGCTCGTGGCTCTCGGATTGCTCGGACTGGTACCTCCGGCTCAGGCTGACGACCTCAATGACAAGGCTGCCGCGCTGGCGCAGCAAGCCCAGGATGTTCAGACGTCACTTGAATTCGTCGACTCCGGCATTGCCAAGTCAGCCGCTGACCTGGTCACGTACCAGGGGCAGCTGCCGGGTGCACAAGCAGCCCTGAGCGATGCGCAGAATCGCGTCAGCGCGGCAACCGGAGTGGTCACCTCGCTTGCTGCCCGGATTGACTTGGCTCAGCAAAGCAAGGACAAGATCACGGCACAGATCGCCGCGGATGCCGAAAAGGCAACGGCGACCAAGGCCATGATTGGGCAGATCGCTGCACAGTCGTACAAAGCCGGTGGCCTGCCCGTAAACCTCACCCTGATTCTGGGTGCTGGCTCCACGAGCGATCTTGCGAACTCGATTGATCTTGCCGAACAGGCACTGCGCAGCCAAACCGCTGCACTTGAGGCACTGACGGCTCAAAAAGCCACGAATCAAAACGCACAGGCTCGTTTGGTTGCCGTTGAAGCGGAAATCAAGGACCTAAAGCAGCAGGCCGACGCCGCGTTGGTCGCTGAGCAGGTGGCTCGCGATGAGGCTGCCTCAAAGAAAGCCACCGTCGATAAGCTCATTAGCGACTCCGCAGCATTGAACGCCAAACTTGAGGCGGAGAAGCCGCGTATTCAGGCGCAGTTGAAGCAGGTTCAGGTGCAGCAGGCATCAGTGAGCGCCCAGATTGCAGAAATTCAGCGCAAGGAAAGAGAAGCTGCGGAGGCCGCGGCCAAAGCTGAGGCCGAACGTATTGCCCGCGAACAAGCCGCTGCCAATAACAACGGTGGGGGCGGCGGCGGATACGTCCCACCGCCGTACGTGCCGCCGGCTGTTGGTGACGTCTCGGCTTTTGGTCTTCAGCATCCCTTCGCGGCAAACGTTCCCATCACTTCTCCATTCGTGCGGAACCGCCCGGTTCCCCCGGGCACGGCCGATTTCAATGGCACCGGCTACTATGACCACACCGGCATCGACTTCGGGGCGGCCTGTGGCACGCCAGTCTATGCACCGGCCGACGGCACAGTCCGGTTGGCCGGTCAAACCACCGTTGTGTGGGGTGGCGGCAATGTGTTGTGGATTAGTCATGGCGTTGTCCAGGGAAATGCGCTAATGACCGTTTTCTATCACAACTCATCTGTTTTGGTCCGTGAAGGCCAGAGCGTCAAACGCGGCCAGTTGGTTGCCTACTCGGGCAACACCGGCAACTCGACCGGCTGCCACGCTCACTTTGAGACATGGCTCAATGGAACGCCCGTTGACCCGATGTTGCTGCTCTAA
- the smpB gene encoding SsrA-binding protein SmpB, whose product MPKESGLKVVATNRKARHDYHIMDTFEAGLVLMGTEVKSLREGRASLVDGFATFYNDELWLESVYIPEYLNGSWTNHTARRRRKLLLHREELEKIDRKTRESGFTIVPLQLYFKDSRAKVEIAIARGKKDYDKRQSLREKQDNREALRDMRAKNRGGGE is encoded by the coding sequence GTGCCCAAGGAAAGTGGCCTGAAGGTAGTGGCCACCAATCGCAAGGCCCGGCATGATTATCACATCATGGATACTTTCGAGGCCGGGTTGGTTTTGATGGGTACCGAGGTGAAGTCCCTCCGTGAGGGCAGGGCATCCCTCGTCGACGGCTTTGCCACCTTCTACAACGATGAGCTGTGGTTGGAATCGGTTTATATCCCCGAGTATTTGAACGGCAGCTGGACGAATCACACGGCAAGACGCCGTCGTAAGCTTTTGCTGCACCGCGAGGAGCTCGAGAAGATCGATCGCAAGACTCGCGAGTCCGGCTTCACGATTGTGCCCCTGCAGCTGTATTTCAAGGACAGCCGCGCCAAGGTCGAAATCGCCATTGCCCGCGGTAAGAAGGATTACGACAAGCGCCAGTCACTGCGTGAAAAACAGGACAACCGTGAAGCCCTGCGTGACATGCGGGCCAAGAATCGCGGCGGCGGAGAATAA
- a CDS encoding glycoside hydrolase family 3 N-terminal domain-containing protein, translating to MNGKRWWMVGAVVAALALVAAMVALFLTGRASAPMATVGPSSAPSPGQSTTALPPSSASPAPASSAPAPSATSTKGVAEAKLAELSLEQKVGQVLMVSSPVTGADANSLYALDTLIVGNVFVKGRSTAGQSAIAGQVSALTSHISGSRTAGILPFVATDQEGGLVQIMQGPGFDDMPQAIEQGQLSAAALQSQATEWGKQLSAVGVNVNLAPVMDTVPGAGFAPQNAPIGAFGREYGYTPAEVSSHGIAFAKGMQAGGIDPTIKHFPGLGRVTQNTDVEASVVDAVTVRNDAYVGPFRDAVKAGAPWLMISNASYPQIDPKKLAPFSPIIVHDMVRGDLEFKGIIVSDDICDAVQVAAVPVSERGVLFLKAGGTMALCTNQALLPQMYAGMLKTAQNDPGFAATLDAAALVVLKMKVDRGLVN from the coding sequence ATGAACGGTAAGCGCTGGTGGATGGTTGGCGCCGTTGTTGCTGCCCTTGCCCTCGTGGCGGCCATGGTTGCCTTGTTCCTTACCGGCCGTGCTTCTGCACCCATGGCTACCGTGGGGCCTTCCTCGGCACCATCTCCAGGGCAGAGCACCACGGCGCTACCGCCTTCGAGCGCAAGCCCGGCTCCGGCGTCGTCCGCTCCTGCGCCGTCCGCCACCAGCACCAAGGGCGTGGCAGAGGCGAAGCTGGCCGAGCTTTCGTTGGAGCAAAAGGTTGGCCAGGTTCTCATGGTTTCCTCGCCCGTGACAGGAGCCGACGCCAATTCCTTGTATGCGCTGGACACCTTGATTGTCGGCAATGTGTTTGTCAAGGGTCGCAGCACCGCGGGCCAGAGCGCTATCGCCGGCCAAGTTTCCGCTCTGACAAGCCACATTTCAGGATCCAGGACCGCCGGCATTCTGCCTTTTGTGGCGACGGACCAGGAGGGCGGGCTGGTTCAGATCATGCAGGGCCCCGGCTTTGATGACATGCCACAAGCCATTGAACAGGGCCAACTCAGTGCCGCAGCTTTGCAGTCCCAAGCCACCGAATGGGGCAAACAACTCTCCGCAGTAGGCGTCAACGTCAACCTGGCGCCTGTCATGGATACGGTCCCCGGGGCTGGCTTTGCGCCGCAGAACGCTCCGATTGGCGCCTTTGGCAGGGAATATGGTTACACGCCGGCGGAGGTTTCAAGCCACGGAATCGCTTTTGCCAAGGGAATGCAGGCAGGCGGCATTGACCCAACGATCAAGCACTTTCCCGGGTTGGGGCGGGTCACTCAAAATACAGACGTCGAGGCCAGCGTGGTGGACGCGGTCACGGTTCGAAACGACGCTTATGTTGGGCCGTTCCGTGATGCCGTGAAGGCCGGAGCCCCGTGGCTGATGATCTCGAACGCGTCGTACCCCCAGATCGACCCCAAGAAGTTGGCGCCCTTCTCCCCAATAATTGTTCACGACATGGTGCGAGGCGACCTTGAGTTCAAGGGCATTATTGTCAGTGACGATATCTGCGACGCTGTTCAGGTAGCCGCCGTGCCGGTATCGGAGCGTGGAGTGCTCTTCCTCAAAGCAGGCGGAACGATGGCATTGTGCACCAATCAGGCGTTGCTTCCCCAGATGTATGCCGGGATGCTGAAAACCGCGCAGAACGATCCGGGATTTGCGGCCACACTTGACGCCGCTGCACTAGTGGTCCTGAAGATGAAAGTGGACCGAGGACTGGTCAACTAG